The following coding sequences lie in one Palaeococcus ferrophilus DSM 13482 genomic window:
- a CDS encoding ABC transporter ATP-binding protein, which yields MITAKNLTKRFGKLVALDSVNLEIDKGVTLILGPNGGGKSTFLNLCAGLYRPSGGEIKVLGENPWSNARLRKKIGVSFDPPALPRHRSGEEWLKYLAEFKGLDESEVTEAAKLFSTNGYLDRKIGEYSAGMLKRISLAQAFLGSPELVLLDEPLANLDLKGIKEVAGILKELAEKGTNMVVISHIWRPLVEFADRVVVIAAGRVVLEGTPDEVIPNIEEI from the coding sequence ATGATAACTGCGAAGAACCTCACAAAGCGGTTCGGAAAGCTCGTGGCCCTGGACTCGGTGAACCTGGAGATCGATAAGGGGGTAACGCTGATACTCGGCCCCAACGGCGGCGGCAAGAGCACCTTCCTGAACCTCTGCGCCGGATTATACCGGCCAAGTGGGGGAGAGATCAAAGTTCTGGGTGAGAACCCATGGAGCAATGCCCGTCTGAGAAAGAAAATAGGTGTGTCCTTTGACCCTCCCGCGCTTCCCCGACACAGGAGCGGAGAGGAATGGCTTAAATACCTGGCAGAATTCAAGGGACTGGACGAGAGTGAAGTTACTGAGGCCGCAAAACTCTTCTCCACTAACGGCTATCTGGATAGAAAGATAGGCGAGTACTCCGCAGGAATGCTGAAAAGGATCAGCCTGGCCCAGGCGTTTCTAGGCAGTCCCGAACTCGTCCTTCTCGATGAGCCCCTTGCAAACCTCGATCTCAAGGGGATTAAGGAGGTGGCCGGAATTCTGAAGGAACTAGCGGAGAAGGGCACCAATATGGTGGTAATCTCCCACATATGGCGCCCCCTAGTTGAATTCGCGGACAGGGTGGTTGTCATTGCTGCAGGGAGAGTGGTGCTGGAAGGGACCCCCGACGAGGTGATCCCCAATATCGAGGAGATTTAA
- a CDS encoding DUF2103 domain-containing protein, translated as MPRHFKRGVKREHHFLKGLEKPLEKIAEIPGVKKVIPGRIYASDSRGFEIKVTRETQTGLKLVAKSGGSVQEVFLVVDKDERERVRRTIPLLMEEWRKG; from the coding sequence ATGCCCAGGCACTTCAAGCGTGGAGTGAAAAGGGAGCACCATTTCCTGAAGGGGCTCGAGAAGCCGCTGGAAAAGATAGCGGAAATTCCAGGCGTTAAGAAGGTTATCCCCGGGAGAATTTACGCGAGCGACTCCCGGGGCTTCGAGATAAAGGTGACGAGGGAAACGCAAACTGGACTAAAGCTGGTGGCAAAAAGCGGGGGCTCAGTTCAGGAGGTTTTTCTCGTGGTTGATAAAGATGAGAGGGAGAGGGTGCGGAGGACGATACCCCTCCTCATGGAGGAATGGAGGAAGGGTTAA